The Dermacentor albipictus isolate Rhodes 1998 colony chromosome 2, USDA_Dalb.pri_finalv2, whole genome shotgun sequence genome has a segment encoding these proteins:
- the LOC139055898 gene encoding uncharacterized protein isoform X3: MLYVTRYRKNLTGREFVLVSDHQPLLGLLRPDRQTPAMAAARIQRWALYLGGYRYKLEYAPGRLLLNADALSRLPLQGSDLVTEPDPEERTPQKTGKSPSEMLLGYQIRSRLDTCFPAATVSNSKKENDEWLPPTDCSVHVRNYGSNGKWIPGRVTATSGGRMITVETPQAIVRRHIDQVRTRTESSPDEPPGTDPGLISRDRTQSAPPLCQEPSASPEDAGESSPQEAFRDLDHQIPVPPLVASGADQVPMQPVRRSTRSRKPVQRF; the protein is encoded by the exons GTCGAGAGTTCGTCCTCGTTAGCGACCACCAGCCACTTCTAGGACTGCTGAGGCCCGACCGCCAGACGCCTGCCATGGCTGCAGCTCGCATCCAACGCTGGGCCCTCTACCTGGGAGGCTACCGTTACAAGCTCGAATATGCTCCGGGAAGGCTGCTACTGAATGCGGATGCACTGAGCAGACTGCCTCTGCAGGGCTCCGATCTCGTCACGGAACCTGACCCTGAAGA AAGGACTCCCCAGAAAACCGGAAAGTCGCCATCGGAAATGCTGCTGGGGTACCAGATACGATCGCGCCTGGACACCTGCTTCCCTGCGGCGACTGTGTCTAATTCTAAAAAGGAAAACGACGAGTGGTTGCCTCCAACGGACTGTAGTGTACATGTCCGCAACTACGGGTCAAATGGTAAATGGATACCAGGACGGGTAACAGCGACATCGGGAGGACGGATGATCACAGTGGAGACTCCTCAAGCAATCGTGCGGCGTCACATCGACCAAGTGCGCACCCGCACTGAATCGTCTCCAGATGAACCACCAGGAACCGACCCAGGCTTGATCAGCAGAGACCGTACTCAGAGCGCACCGCCACTCTGCCAAGAGCCATCCGCGAGCCCCGAAGACGCGGGAGAATCTTCACCCCAGGAAGCGTTTCGAGACCTGGACCACCAGATACCTGTTCCACCACTCGTGGCATCCGGGGCAGACCAAGTACCCATGCAACCTGTTCGACGCTCCACAAGATCCCGCAAACCAGTGCAGCGTTTTTAA